The Palaemon carinicauda isolate YSFRI2023 chromosome 37, ASM3689809v2, whole genome shotgun sequence genome contains a region encoding:
- the LOC137629823 gene encoding pro-resilin-like codes for MALKVFVLAAAIVSVFGDLAPSYHAPAPSYHAPAEGPAQYDFNYAVKDDYSKNDFGHQETRNGYDTKGTYYVQLPDGRLQKVTYYVNGDSGYVAEVSYEGEAYYQQPAQGYQQPAPQVGYA; via the exons ATGGCTCTAAAG GTGTTCGTTTTGGCTGCTGCCATTGTGAGCGTCTTCGGGGATTTAGCTCCATCCTACCATGCTCCGGCTCCATCTTATCACGCTCCAGCTGAG GGCCCTGCTCagtacgacttcaactacgccgtgAAGGACGACTATTCCAAGaacgacttcggccaccaggaGACCAGAAATGGCTACGACACAAAGGGCACGTATTACGTGCAGCTTCCCGACGGTCGTCTGCAGAAGGTGACCTACTACGTCAACGGGGACTCTGGATACGTGGCCGAAGTATCATACGAGGGAGAGGCCTACTATCAGCAACCTGCCCAGGGATACCAGCAGCCTGCACCTCAAGTAGGCTATGCTTAA